From Coregonus clupeaformis isolate EN_2021a unplaced genomic scaffold, ASM2061545v1 scaf0112, whole genome shotgun sequence:
ATGGAATCCCGCGGCGGACGGTACATGTTACAGTGGTGCCGTGACTCAGATCCCAGAGTTGATGTCTATCATCTGCTGAGGTTGCTGCGGAAAAGAAGGAGGTCAGAGGGAGGTGCATGTAGAGGATGGTAGCTAACGGATGCTAGCTTAGCATCACACATTGACACAATGATGATGATGTCACCTTCCCGGAGACCTGAGGTAGTGTCTCCCCCGTACCACAACAGCTCAGTTTTCTGTTTCTATAGCAGTATTAACGGAGACTATGGAGTACATTGTGTTGTTGTGAAACATGGTATCGAATCCTGGAGCGGACTGGTACATGTTACATGTGCGTGTCTTTGTGTTAGCTCAGCATACAGTGCTGTGCCATGAAATGTTCAGCTTCATCATTCTTCCACTTCTTCTGCCTTATTCTTCTGCTTACTTTGGTGTTGAGTTTTCCTGtaagtgtggttgtgtgtgtttgtgtgtgtgtgtgtgtgtgtgtgtgtgtgtgtgtgtgtgtgtgtgtgtgtgtgtgtgtgtgtgtgtgtgtaactgccCCCTGGTGTTTGTATGAGGTGTATGAGTTGTGTTGACGTCTGTGTCTCCACAGAGCCCCCGGTCACCATCACCAAGCTGCTGGACGACGTGCACGTAGTGGTGGGAGAGAAGGTGGAGTTTGAGTgtgaggtgtcagaggaaggagcCAACGTCAAATGGTGAGGGACTCATACTAATACCCTTTTTAGTCAAATGACTAAGTAACTAATCAatcaatctatctatctatcaatctCTGTTACAGCTgtggcatttgtgtgtgtatgtgtctctcacAACTGTTAAACACTAtttctatgtctgtgtgtgtttcaccCATTCTCaggatgaaagatggagttgagcTGACCAAGGATGGGAAGTACAGGATAAAGAAGGATGGGAAGAAACACACTCTGGTCATCAGTGAAGCAACCATAGAGGACATCGGAATGTACTATGTTTACACTAACGGGGGAGAATCCAAAGGAGAACTGGAAGTGGAAGGTACCACTTTCAGATATCATACAGTATACTAAAAAAGTTAATTTTTTATTAACTTCATTTTCGGAAGAGTCCGAaatgctttctctctctgctttcttttctgtctctttctgctttcttttctgtctctttctgttttcttttctgtctctttctgctTTATTTTCTGTatctttccctctccttcccttcatctctgCCCCTGGTGCTCAGCCAAGGAGCTGGAGGTTCTGCAGAGTATAGCTGACCTGTCGGTGAAGGCGTGTGAACAGGCCGTGTTCAAGTGTGAGGTGTCTGATGAGAAGGTGGTGGGCAAGTGGTTCAAGGACGGTGTGGAGGTCAAACCCGGCAACCGCATCAAGATGTCACACATCGGAAGGTATGGCGTCACATTGCTGGGGCTTTGGGGGGTCATTGAGTTTAAATAACTTCAGACAGGCTTGAACATCCTCAAATTCTCCTTCTCCATGGGACCTTGTCAGTACAGTACATATTCTATTTTTGACTTGATTTTGCATTATGGAGCATGTTGCAAGGGTAACTGTGCTTTGCATAATTGTGGGTCACTGCGAGTGTCTGTTGTCTCCTTGGTAACATTGGGTTGCCGTTTGTTCTCCAGGATCCACAAGCTGACGATTGATGACGTGAAGCCGCAGGACGAAGGAAACTACACCTTTGTCCCTGAAGGATACGCACTCTCCCTCTCCGCTAAACTCAACTTcattggtgagagagagagagagagagactctcctAAGTTTTACTGAGTACAATGAAGCAGAGCCTACATTTAAATGATACTGATTCATGTGTTTTCCCTGTTTCCCTCAGAAATCAAGATTGACTATGTTCCACGCCAAGGTAGGTGTGGCTATTGTCTCCTATCATCCGTTGGCGTTACCTATTTATTACACTGTATTTAATACTGTGATAATCACCCAGGACCACCCGTCCCTCACTGACATTCCTCCGCCCCTCACAGACCCTCCCAAAATTCACCTGGACACCAGTAGCACGGGCAGCAAGAACACTATTGTTGTGGTGGCTGGCAACAAGCTCCGCCTTGATGTGGAGATCACAGGAGAGCCTGTCCCCACCGTGTGTTGGATGAAAGGAGACACTGTGAGGATCTAGTATTTCTGTTACatcctcctcacacacacacatcaaacccCTGCCCCAGCATGCCTCTCTAAGGAAGGGGGGCATCAAAGGCAGGGTGTCACTCACATTAACCAACCATTAGACCATGCAAGACTCTGAGAGAAAGATGAAATAGTGTGTCCAGGTTACACCCAGTAGCTGAATCACCAGACAGTGTCAGTCCAGTAGTCTAAGTGCCCTCCCTGTTCCTGTCTCTAGGTGATATCGGAGGCGGAGGGCAGAGTGAGGGTGGAGACCAGGACCACTCTGAGCAGCTTTGTCATTGAGGGGGCGGAGAGGCCAGACGAGGGCCGGTACTCCATCATAGTGACCAACCCAGCCGGAGAGGACAGGGCTGAGCTCACCATCAAGATCGTTGGTCAgtggtactctctctctcctctctcccctctctctttccagtcTACTACTCTCCCCTCTTCACTTCTGTCCCCTTGCCTTTCCTGCTCTCCTCTTTCCCCCAcatctccctgctctctcctttttctctctctataaTTTGTTCTCCCCTTCTTATGCAATAGAGGTaaacatatatttaaaaaacaattCAGTAAGAGTGATTCAATAATAGATGTGACATTAATTGACATTAAGTTAGAACCCATTCTGAGCTGGTGAGAACATAGCCACCCCTATGTCCTGTCCTGACTgtttctcctgtcccctccagaTGTGCCTAACCCTCCAGAGAACGTCAAGTGTATGGGAGTTGGCGAGGACACAGCCACCATTACATGGGATCCCCCCAAATTTGATGGGGGTTCGCCCGTCAAAGGTGCACCTTTCCTATTTTTACATCTATCTATTAAGCTATCAATCTCTCTTTCCTCATGGTTATCAGCTATCTGTTAATCTCTCTCATTACATTGGTAAAATCTAATGATGTCGTTCTGTGATGATGTCGCTCTATGATTATGTAATGTCGCTCTGTGATGTCACTCTGATGATGTCAGACTGTAATGATGTAATGTTGCTCTGTGATGATGTCACTCGCAGGCTACCTGATGGAGAGGAAGAAGCAGGGTTCCTCCAGGTGGACCAAGCTGAACTTTGAGGTGTTTGAGTCAACCACGTACGAGGCTAAGAAGATGATTGAGGGTGTTTTTTATGAGATGAGGGTGTTTGCTGTCAATGGGATCGGCATCTCCCAGCCCAGCGGCAACTCCAAGCCCTTCATGCCCATCGGTGGGTAGACACTTATTACTAGAGCAGTGGAGAGGAGCCTTTCAATCTCCTGATACTCTACTTATACAGTttacctctgtcttcctctccttttatctattctctctctgcctctgtctctcagcCCCTACCAGTGAGCCCACTCGTCTGACGGTGGAGGATGTGACAGACAGCACCTGTGCCCTGAAGTGGCGTCCACCAGAGAGGGTTGGAGCAGGGGGCGTTGACGGGTACATAATCGAGTGGTGCAAAGAAGGAGGTGAAGGAGGATTTTGGGGTTGCAGAATAATATTATAATTTCTTCTAATTCACTAATCTCTCCCATAAAATTCCTCTGTAGAATTCCTATAAAACTCTATAGATAAACCATCTCATTTCTAAGTGGATGATAATGAATGCTCTTCTGCTATTGGTCCATCCCTTAGAGGATAACTGGGTGGTGGCCAATAAGGAGCCAGTGGACAAGAACACGTACCGTGTGAAGGGGCTGCCAACAGGAGAGAAGCTCTTGTTCAGAGTGGTGGCTATGAATATCGCTGGACGCAGCCCCCCCTGCACCTTGAAACAGTCTGTCACCATCAGAGAGATCATGGGTCAGACTCACACGCTTGCatggacgcacgcacacacacacttctccatagacctctgacacacacagtaaacacacCCACTTCCATTACTTCTATGTTGAcattcctctctgtctccctccatgtctcagaGTACCCAAAGATCCGCCTGCCTCGCCAGCTAAGAACCAAGTTCATCAGGAAAGTGGGCGAGAAGATCAACTTGGTCATCCCCTTCCaggtctgagaacagccagcacCACACAGTAGTAACCTTCCCCGGGCTAGAGACAGGGCTGACTTCATGTTAGCTGGGTCTCAGTGTGTGAAAAGAAGAGCAAACATTGTCCTGTAATGCCAAAACTAAACAGTCAGAAAATGAGATATTCTTGCCAGTCAACACCTTTCTCTCTTTTGGGTGttcctcctccacttctcctgtaGCAGCGTCTCACTCTTTAATTCAGTAAATATTTTTCCCCCCAGGGGAAGCCTCGCCCCGTGGTCAACTGGTTGAAAGACGGTGAGCCCCTGGAGAATAAATCGGTGGGCATCCGCACCAGTGACTTTGACACCATCCTGTTCATCCGCTCGGCAGAAAGGGACCACTCTGGGAAGTACACCCTGTCTGTCCAGATAGACAACATGCAGGACAAGGCTGACATACACATCCAGGTCGTAGGTCAGTCACTGGCACCAACATCATtggggatctggtcaaaagtagtgcactatatagggaatagggttccatttgggatgcaagctaTATATAACTGTATGTCTCCGCTCACCCTTCAGTGACTATACCTAGTATGTTTTACTACTTATTACAGTCAAATATGGAGCCAGTATGATGCAATGACTTAAATCTAGGATGACACCCCAGAGTTTAATTTGATGATAATTCCTCATTTAATCCTCGGAGGGGATCTAAGACTCCAAAGGAGGGTGGGAATCATCAAAGAGGCTGAttagtctcttcctctcctcttctcaatcCTTCCCTCCTGCCCTGACTGCCACCGTACCGTCGctttgctccctccctcccctctttccccTCGTTCCTGCTCCTCTTAGCACCCGTGTGAGGGTCAGGGTGCTGTGTGGCTGGGTGGGGAGATTATGCGGTGGGGTTCCGTTGGGATTATTGGTGTGTAGACTGGGAGTAGGGTGGGATTAGGGGCCTTGGTCTCCTTTCCCCTGCTGGGAGGTGAGCTAATGAGAGGGCCAGCCTCTTCAGATCAGCCCCCACACACGTTTagtcacagcagcagcagcacggcAGAGACCAGGATTAATGACAAACATCCTGGAGTACTGACGTACATGAGACACACTCCACATGCTCCATTTtcgctgtctgtttgtctgttaaaagagatctctctctctctctgacacacagatGTACTTCCTCCTTCCTACtttttcctcctttcctctccctctctccctatctccctctcgctctcgctctccccccctccccacacacagacAAGCCAGGTCCTCCTATAAATGTGATGGTAACAGATGTGTGGGGCTTCAACGCTGCTCTGGAGTGGAAGCCCCCCAAAGACACAGGCAACACTGATATCACCGGCTACACCATCCAGAAGGCTGACAAGAAGACCCAGGTCTCCAActccctcctctgtctttcctcatctctctctatagCTCTCTCTTTCTATACTGTGTATCCACCTCACCTCTCCTTCTCtgccctcacttccctcatcCTCTGTTCTCAAACATCTGCCTCTATATATCcacatctcctctccttctttttcaACCTCTCTACTTCTCTGTAAACAtcttcctttttctctctctccctccctccctctccctctccctctccttctctctctggtcAGGGTTGGTTCACGGTGTATGAGCACAACCGCCGGCCCAGCTGCACAGTGTCTGACCTTGTCATGGGGAACGAGTACTCCTTCCGTGTGTTCAGTGAGAACATCTGTGGCCTGAGCGATGAGGTGGCCTTCAGCAAGAACACTGCCATCATAGGAAAAACAGGTAATACACTACAATGCTACACCATACTATAGCCCCTGTGCATGCTCACGCAAACACGCGCTCACAATCGCTGCGCAAATGTAGCCTGTCATTACAGCCATAAACAGTGATACACTTTCAAAATGCAAGATATAGAAATAAACTGTGTTTTACACCAGCATTTTGAGATGAAGGTCATTCATAGCTAATAGCAGccaatatcaactagggatatcatgtcacttctctggagtccagagcaagcagGATCATATGGCCTACCTGTATGTATCGGAGGTTGCAGGATCGGATGGAAACCATGGTTAGGGTAAGCACAAGCCTATAGTATGTCAATCtacaatctactatcccccatagtacaaaagttcacctattctattggtcaacttggCCTTCTGTGTGAGAAAGAAATATTCCAAActtagtctgggacagttgtgggatgcgatagatcccaaattaatacaaccactagcatcagaAAACgttttaaaagcaatgaggctgatgcaacagatcagaacgtttagtttaaaatgttgataaactattaggctatttcttcacattataagcgcagcaatgtgcacatgacagtaggctataagcgcaaatgttccaaaatgcaatcaattagcaggaaaacaccattctcaaaagtaaCCGCAAATgagattatgcatgtaatgctttattataaaggtgcatttttatggtgaaaattatcttctccaaacttgaaactcacgcgccccctatgtatgccagttagactCTACACTggttgtaaagtggattaatgtgcttaattttaataagttatttggccactttagttgtatgatacaaaccttatcaaaacatataagcctatgggctaggctacatgaggtgttaaTTTTTAAAAGTTGCATgcgtttcttgccttactgcacacaacctgggcatcattcacaagtatATATCACAAGTGAATATTAAAATTATCAATTAAATCGCCAGGTAGCCTATTGTTCTGGCAAATATGTGTTCGTAGCAGATTGCTAAACTTTATTTTATGTGGATGATTTAAACGTACTATGCTTTTGCCAGGCAAAACCAGAGACATTTTAACAAGTGCTTtctggtcactaatctggatATACACCCACCTTTGTGTGTCAAtgctgatgactggtcattggtcaacagtAAAGACGCGCAACTTTTTGGTTCTGAAGCATAGATAAGATGTTTTTGAGACAACAATTTGGTGCAATACCGTAGGCCTATGTTAGTAACCATTTTGAAATATAAAATTACAAATGGTATGTAGCTGATTTAAAatatgtgtgattttttttttttcacattcAGTTTCAAACTCGTGACCCCCCAAAACCTTCTCGCGACCCCCCGGGGTTTCGGGACCCCCAGTTTGAGAACCActgtactacactacactacaccatactaTACCAAATGTAGTATGTAGTTATAATAGGGTAACATGATataccatgtggtcctctgtagctcagttgataaagCTAAAGCATGccgcttgtaatgccaggatagtgggttcgattcctgggaccccccaaacgtaaaatgtatgcacggatgactgtaagtccctttggataaaagcacctgctaaatggcatttattattattattattattattattattattattattattattattattatatagcctGCTAAACACAGCCATCACAGTCCCCATCCATATCCACCCCCCTCCCTCAGATCTGGAGTACAACAAACCAGCCTTCAAAGAGAAGGACATGAGAGGCTCCCCCAAGTTTACAGCTCCCCTAGTGGACAGGTGTGTCGTTGCAGGCTACAGTACTGCCATCAGCTGTGCTGTCCGGGCCTACCCTAAGGTGAGGATGTGTGCGGGGGGGTGTTTAAGTGTGTTTGTAATTAGGTGTGTGTTGGGAGAGCGAGAACTAAAAGCTGTTTGAAGGTGCGTTTGTGTGTCACaagctatgtttccattaacttgtccagtgattttttttgacattttgaaagtttgcatagaaaatagatgcgaCAATTGCCTGCTAGGGTGCGTTTCCATTTAACTATCTTGTGTCGATAAAATGTTAGGTGTGACGTAATGATGTCACACCTAAAATACAAATGTAGTGGTTGAAatgtttccattacccatttaggcaaattTCACATTAATAAATTGGCAACAGCCTgaatgccctcccacctatctgtttcatgttTCAGGTAGCCCGCgactaatacagtgcattcggaacgtattcagaccccttcacttttttccacattttgttacattacagccttattctaaaattgattaaattgtttcttcccctcctcaatctacacacaataccccataatgacaaagcaaaaacaggtttttagacatttttaaacatttattaaaaataaaaaacggaaatatcacatttacagaagtattcagaccctttactcagtactttgttgaagcacctttggcagtgattacagcctcgaatcttctagggtatgacgctacaagcttggcacacctgtatttggggagtttctcccattcttctctgcagatcctttcaagctctgtcaggttgaatggggagcgtcgctgcacagctatattcaggtctctccaaagatgttcgatcgggttcaagtccgggatctggcttggccactcaaggacattgagagatttgtcccgaagccactcctgcgtagtcttggctgtgtgcttagggtcgttgtcctgttggaaggtgaaccttcgccccagtctgaggtcctgagtgctctggagcaggttttcatcaaggatctctctgtactttgctccgttcatctttccctcgatcctgacttgtctcccagtccctgccgctgaaaaacatccccacagcatgatgctgccaccaccatgcttcaccgtagggatggtgccaggtttcctccagacgtgacgcttggcattcaggccaaagagttcaatcttggtttcatcagaccagataatcttgtttctcatggtctgagagtcctttaggtgccttttggcaaaccccaagcgggcagtcatgtgtcttttactgaggagttgcttccttctggccactctaccataaaggcctgattggtggagtgctgcagagatggttgtccttctggaaggttctcccatctccacagaggaactctggagctctgtcagagtgaccatcgggttcttggtcacctccctgaccaagtcccttctcccccgattgctcagtttggccgggcggccagctctaggaagagtcttggtggttccaaacttcttccatttaagaatgatggaggccactgtgttcttggggaccttcaatgctgcagaaatgttttggtacccttccacagatctgtgcctcgacacaatcctgtctcggagctctacggacaattccatcgacctcatggcttggtttttgctctgacatgcactgtcaactgtgggaccttatatagacaggtgtgtgcctttacaaattatgtccaatcaattgaatttaccacaggtggactccaatcaagttgtagtgtggtgggtgatttgaaggagtcaggcgcaggagggtaaatcacagaatacagagtttattccggaatacagagttacgcaggatagcgtcaaacagtccagtgcgcaaaacaggcgcactggagcaaaacaggcacacagggaaaatataccccggcaatacaaaacaCACGAAGCTCAACCAACCTTCTCTCTCCTCACATGAatcaatcacccacaaggacaagggggcagagggaacacttatacacatactaatgaggggatatgaaccaggtgtgtgtaatagacaagacaaaacaaatggaatgatgagatgagatgtggctagaaggccggtgattacgaacgccgaagcctgcccgaacaaggagaagaagTCGTGacgtggaaacatctcaaggatgaccaatggaaacaggatgcacctgagctcattttcgagtctcatagcaaagagtctgaatacttatgtaaataaggtttttcagttttttctaaaaacctgttttcgctttgtcattatggggtattgtgtgtacattgatgaggattattatttttttaaatcaattttagaataaggctgtaacgtaacaaaatgtgtaagaagtaaaggggtctgaatactttccgaaggcactgtatttgccatattctaataattatcATATGCCAACGTATTGCCATGgtccgtgccatggtgaaacttgcactcctgtagatctgaaataattggatggtgaaacttgccagAAAAGCAAGGCTAAGCAATTCAGGAATTcctgaaagtcaggacaatccaTGTGTtgcaaataaacattatttttgtacactgaacaaaaatataaacacaactgagctgcagttcatataaggaaatcagtcaattgaaatgaattcattatgccctaatctatggatttcacatgactgggaatacagatatgcatcagataccttaaaaaaaaaaagtaggggcgtggttcagaaaaccaatcagtatctggtgtgaccaccatttacctcatgcagtgcgacacatctcattcacatagagttgatcaggctgttgattttggcctgtggaatgttgtcccactcctcttcaatggctgtgtgaagttgctggttTTTGGCGGGAagtggaacacgctgttgtacacgtcgatccagagcatcccaaacatgctcaatgggtgacatgtctggggagtatgcaggccatggaagaacttaaACATTTTCacacttccaggaattgtgtacagatccttgcgacatggggtcgtgcattatcatgctgaaacttgaggtgatggcggtggatgaatggcacgacaatgggcctcaggatctcatcccggtatctctttgcattcaaattgccatcgataaaatgcagttgtgtttgttgtccgtagcttatgcctgcccatacaataaccccaccgccaccatggggcactctgttcacaacgttgacatcagctcgcccacacgacaccatacacgctgtctgccatctgcccggtacagttgaaaccgggattcatccgtgaatagcactcgaaggtgagcatttgcccactgaactcggttacgacgccgaactgcaggcaggtcaagaccctggtgtggacgacgagcacgcagatgagcttccctaagacagtttctgacagtttgtgcagaaattcttcggttgtacaaacccacagtttcatcagctgttcgggtggctggtctcagactatcccgcaggggaagaagcctgatgtggatgtcctgggctggtctaaaacaactttggaggcagcttatggtagagaaattaacattccattttctgccaacagctctggtggacattcctgcagtcagcatgccacttgcacactccctcaaaacttgagacatctgtggcattgtgttgtgacaaaactgcacattttttagtgtccttttattgtcccaagcacaaggtccacctgtgtaatgatcatgctgtttaatcagcttcttgatataccacacctgtcagctggatggattatcttggcaaatgagaaatgctcactaacagggatgtaaacaaatctgtgcacTAAATATGagctaaataagctttttgtgcatatggaaaatttctgggatcttttatttcagatcatgaaacatgggaccaacactttacacgttgcatttatatttttgttcagtgtagttgaaaAAATGTATATTGTAAGCAGTATACATATaattaaatgtggagtggagctttataGTTACACTATGACATCATGTGCCCCGCGTTCCTTCAAAATGATTCGGCAATCATCATTTATTAAAAAAACACAGTATCCATCGTCATTTGTCGCAAtaaagaatgtttaaaaaaatgaaaaatccACCCGTCAAATGGATAGAACTGTTGTCgatctttagaaaatgtctcctatatctgccgtttccattacacaCGACATTGCTTTTGTCTAATAAACCGGGGTCAATGGAAAATTGCCTAATGAGTGGGTGATTATATTTCAAGGCCAAATGTTGCCCCAATTaaattccctccctcctctcttaaccccccctcttccccctctcttcacCTCAGGCTAAGATTGTGTGGATGAAGAATAAGATGATCATTGGGGAGGATCCTAAATTCTTGATGCAGAACAACCAGGGGGTGTTGACCCTGAACATCAGGAAGCCCGGCCAGTTTGACGGGGGCAAGTACTCCTGTAAGGCCATCAACGACCTGGGGGAGGACGAGGTGGAGTGCAGGCTGGAAGTCCGaggtactgacacacacacactgtcatgcATGCACAGATAgatgtgcacaaacacacacacacactacaactcCTATCATGCTCAGCCTGAGACATACTTTTATTGGCAGTCAATAGTTGTCTAACTAATCATCAGTTATCATCAGTTAAACCCATTATTACAAAGCTGGTCATGTATTCACGATCTATGACTTATGATTATCGCTTGTTGGGAACACTGATAGTATGTCGTTTTTCCTAACAAGATTAAATGTAGAGATTGTGCGTG
This genomic window contains:
- the LOC121568909 gene encoding myosin-binding protein C, fast-type-like isoform X6; its protein translation is MPEAKKPEAEPEEIAAKTDKAAAAPADKAKPAEDHEARSAIEDGVTDEAQPAPEEGSEGGDELLSDSEELPDDETVPGGQSELTGLFVERPESTTVIKGKNVTFVAKVDSSDLLRKPNMKWLKGKWLDLGSKAGKHVQFKEAYDRNSKVYTYEMSIIKVVEGDAGGYRCEVTSKDKCDSCTFEVTVEAVQEEQPANILDAFKRSGDAGEDAGDLDFSALLKKREKKARDEPKEEVDVWEILKDAKPCDYEKIAFDYGITDLRGLLKRLKKMKKVEPKKSDAFLKKLEQCYSVDKGKRTQMHVELHDPNTQVKWLKNGVEIKPSAKYVFECVGNKRTLTINKCNLSDDAAYECVVGEEKSFTEVFVKEPPVTITKLLDDVHVVVGEKVEFECEVSEEGANVKWMKDGVELTKDGKYRIKKDGKKHTLVISEATIEDIGMYYVYTNGGESKGELEVEAKELEVLQSIADLSVKACEQAVFKCEVSDEKVVGKWFKDGVEVKPGNRIKMSHIGRIHKLTIDDVKPQDEGNYTFVPEGYALSLSAKLNFIEIKIDYVPRQDPPKIHLDTSSTGSKNTIVVVAGNKLRLDVEITGEPVPTVCWMKGDTVISEAEGRVRVETRTTLSSFVIEGAERPDEGRYSIIVTNPAGEDRAELTIKIVDVPNPPENVKCMGVGEDTATITWDPPKFDGGSPVKGYLMERKKQGSSRWTKLNFEVFESTTYEAKKMIEGVFYEMRVFAVNGIGISQPSGNSKPFMPIAPTSEPTRLTVEDVTDSTCALKWRPPERVGAGGVDGYIIEWCKEGEDNWVVANKEPVDKNTYRVKGLPTGEKLLFRVVAMNIAGRSPPCTLKQSVTIREIMEYPKIRLPRQLRTKFIRKVGEKINLVIPFQGKPRPVVNWLKDGEPLENKSVGIRTSDFDTILFIRSAERDHSGKYTLSVQIDNMQDKADIHIQVVDKPGPPINVMVTDVWGFNAALEWKPPKDTGNTDITGYTIQKADKKTQGWFTVYEHNRRPSCTVSDLVMGNEYSFRVFSENICGLSDEVAFSKNTAIIGKTDLEYNKPAFKEKDMRGSPKFTAPLVDRCVVAGYSTAISCAVRAYPKAKIVWMKNKMIIGEDPKFLMQNNQGVLTLNIRKPGQFDGGKYSCKAINDLGEDEVECRLEVRVLQEKKGDEEKK
- the LOC121568909 gene encoding myosin-binding protein C, fast-type-like isoform X27, encoding MPEAKKPAAKTDKAAAAPADKELPDDETVPGGQSELTGLFVERPESTTVIKGKNVTFVAKVDSSDLLRKPNMKWLKGKWLDLGSKAGKHVQFKEAYDRNSKVYTYEMSIIKVVEGDAGGYRCEVTSKDKCDSCTFEVTVEAVQEEQPANILDAFKRSGIKGAKKGGDAGEDAGDLDFSALLKKREKKARDEPKEEVDVWEILKDAKPCDYEKIAFDYGITDLRGLLKRLKKMKKVEPKKSDAFLKKLEQCYSVDKGKRTQMHVELHDPNTQVKWLKNGVEIKPSAKYVFECVGNKRTLTINKCNLSDDAAYECVVGEEKSFTEVFVKEPPVTITKLLDDVHVVVGEKVEFECEVSEEGANVKWMKDGVELTKDGKYRIKKDGKKHTLVISEATIEDIGMYYVYTNGGESKGELEVEAKELEVLQSIADLSVKACEQAVFKCEVSDEKVVGKWFKDGVEVKPGNRIKMSHIGRIHKLTIDDVKPQDEGNYTFVPEGYALSLSAKLNFIEIKIDYVPRQDPPKIHLDTSSTGSKNTIVVVAGNKLRLDVEITGEPVPTVCWMKGDTVISEAEGRVRVETRTTLSSFVIEGAERPDEGRYSIIVTNPAGEDRAELTIKIVDVPNPPENVKCMGVGEDTATITWDPPKFDGGSPVKGYLMERKKQGSSRWTKLNFEVFESTTYEAKKMIEGVFYEMRVFAVNGIGISQPSGNSKPFMPIAPTSEPTRLTVEDVTDSTCALKWRPPERVGAGGVDGYIIEWCKEGEDNWVVANKEPVDKNTYRVKGLPTGEKLLFRVVAMNIAGRSPPCTLKQSVTIREIMEYPKIRLPRQLRTKFIRKVGEKINLVIPFQGKPRPVVNWLKDGEPLENKSVGIRTSDFDTILFIRSAERDHSGKYTLSVQIDNMQDKADIHIQVVDKPGPPINVMVTDVWGFNAALEWKPPKDTGNTDITGYTIQKADKKTQGWFTVYEHNRRPSCTVSDLVMGNEYSFRVFSENICGLSDEVAFSKNTAIIGKTDLEYNKPAFKEKDMRGSPKFTAPLVDRCVVAGYSTAISCAVRAYPKAKIVWMKNKMIIGEDPKFLMQNNQGVLTLNIRKPGQFDGGKYSCKAINDLGEDEVECRLEVRVLQEKKGDEEKK